In Nicotiana tabacum cultivar K326 chromosome 2, ASM71507v2, whole genome shotgun sequence, the following proteins share a genomic window:
- the LOC107778093 gene encoding uncharacterized protein LOC107778093 isoform X2 has product MISEFDSPSLPRSKLEPGIDIETGDPCNGKPESNGSVHGSVHGVRFEEVVPVRARDRNGLVVYRRNKRLKRAANVDDGGGSVEPSDASKCNSSGGKIVSKDETEGISGIPEMVEIEVKEESTLTAANRDVSVTGSSGSRRFTRSALKLNVEPLDENLEVLEEEELITCGEVHDSNNGGSKKRISIIGRPTTVKELFETGLLEGYPVFYNGGKRGIPLRGTIKDNGILCSCDLCKGARVVPPGKFEIHACKAYRRASQYICLENGKSLLDVVKECRKGSLKKLEATIRSFIGPIPVKEIIICQKWSFSATLAGKVDQICDSCIISSKSEATPTQSITVEAGMFDPAANSNSSETSTMSDTSLKRSRGRKKRKAVEIYSRKKSTRISSAHIISRRKDQLETPNKLSSPAFALQSNGAATMCNSFKDNMQGKISKKLSKSIAASNSSKVGPLGVSMHSRTQWKITKKDQKMHWLVFEEGGLPDGTEVAYYSRGKKLLVGYKQGSGIFCSCCNCEVSPSQFEAHAGWASRKKPYGYIYTSNGVSLHEFALSLLRGRKSSVTDSDDLCTICADGGKLVLCDGCPRAFHKGCASLSAVPRGKWYCKYCENKFQREKFVEHNANAVAAGRISGIDPIEQITKRCIRTVKNPEEAEVIACVLCRCYDFSKSGFGPRTVILCDQCEKEYHVGCLKKRKIADLKELPKGKWFCCVDCKRIYSALQKLLNSGDEKLSESCLGAVRMKLKEKCLDSVGDLDVRWRLLSGKITSRETRVLLAEAVSIFHDCFDPIVDSATGRDFIPSMVYGRNIRGQDFGGMYCAILTVNSIVVSAGILRIFGPDMAELPLVATRIDSQGKGYFQLLLSCIEKLLAFLNVRRFVLPSAVEAMSIWTTKFGFKEIPPDQLVNYKKTCWQMITFKGTSMLEKMVPKCRIIRQGGTETDAPDE; this is encoded by the exons ATGATCAGTGAATTCGATTCGCCGTCGTTACCCCGGTCCAAACTCGAACCCGGAATTGATATCGAAACCGGTGATCCATGTAACGGTAAACCGGAATCGAACGGTTCGGTTCACGGTTCGGTTCACGGTGTTCGGTTCGAGGAAGTTGTTCCGGTTAGGGCTCGTGATAGGAATGGACTCGTTGTGTACAGGAGGAATAAGCGGTTAAAGAGAGCCGCTAATGTTGACGACGGCGGCGGCAGCGTAGAGCCGAGTGATGCGTCCAAGTGTAATTCAAGCGGTGGTAAAATTGTAAGTAAGGATGAAACGGAGGGTATTTCCGGAATTCCGGAGATGGTGGAGATTGAAGTCAAAGAGGAGTCAACGTTGACGGCAGCAAACCGTGATGTTAGTGTTAcaggtagtagtggtagtaggaGGTTTACGAGGTCGGCTTTGAAGCTGAATGTGGAGCCTCTCGATGAGAATTTGGAAGTGTTGGAGGAGGAGGAATTGATCACATGTGGTGAAGTTCATGATAGTAATAATGGTGGATCAAAGAAGAGGATTTCGATTATAGGAAGGCCTACTACGGTTAAGGAGCTTTTCGAGACTGGTTTGCTCGAAGGCTATCCTGTTTTCTATAATGGTGGCAAGAGG GGAATTCCACTGAGGGGAACAATTAAAGATAATGGAATTCTATGCTCTTGTGATCTGTGCAAGGGAGCCAGG GTTGTTCCTCCTGGCAAATTTGAGATCCATGCATGTAAAGCGTATAGACGTGCATCACAGTATATCTGCCTGGAAAACGGAAAGAGCCTCCTTGATGTGGTCAAAGAATGTCGGAAAGGTTCTTTGAAGAAATTGGAAGCAACAATTCGGAGCTTCATTGGTCCGATTCCTGTGAAGGAAATTATCATTTGTCAGAAAT ggtctttttctgcaactttaGCGGGAAAAGTTGACCAAATTTGTGATTCATGCATAATCTCTTCAAAATCTGAAGCCACTCCAACTCAGTCAATAACAGTTGAAGCTGG GATGTTTGATCCTGCTGCTAACTCAAATTCCTCCGAAACTTCAACTATGTCAGATACTTCACTAAAAAGGAGTAgaggaagaaaaaagagaaa GGCTGTGGAAATATATTCAAGGAAAAAGTCCACCAGAATATCTTCGGCACATATAATCTCAAGAAGGAAGGATCAGTTGGAGACACCAAACAA GTTATCCAGTCCAGCTTTTGCTCTACAGTCAAATGGAGCTGCCACAATGTGCAATTCATTCAAAGATAATATGCAGGGCAAGATCTCGAAAAA ATTGTCGAAATCCATTGCAGCTTCAAATTCCTCGAAAGTTGGTCCTCTTGGTGTTTCAATGCACTCTAGGACCcaatggaaaattacaaaaaa GGATCAAAAGATGCATTGGTTGGTTTTTGAGGAAGGTGGACTGCCCGATGGGACTGAAGTAGCTTATTATTCTCGTGGAAAG AAATTGCTCGTTGGTTATAAGCAGGGATCTGGTATATTTTGTTCTTGCTGCAATTGTGAG GTTAGTCCATCACAATTTGAAGCTCATGCAGGTTGGGCGTCTCGCAAAAAACC CTATGGATACATATATACTTCCAATGGGGTGTCTCTTCATGAATTTGCTTTATCCCTATTGAGAGGTCGTAAGTCTTCTGTCACAGACAGCGATGACTTGTGCACCATATGCGCAGATGGTGGAAAACTGGTGCTTTGTGATGGATGTCCAAGGGCCTTCCATAAAG GGTGTGCATCATTGTCAGCTGTTCCCCGTGGTAAATGGTACTGTAAATATTGTGAAAACAAGTTTCAGAGGGAGAAGTTTGTGGAGCACAATGCAAACGCGGTTGCTGCTGGGAGGATTTCTGGTATTGATCCCATAGAGCAAATAACTAAACGTTGCATTCGTACTGTCAAGAACCCAGAAGAGGCAGAAGTTATAGCATGTGTTTTATGCAG ATGTTATGATTTTAGCAAGTCTGGATTTGGTCCACGCACGGTTATCCTCTGTGACCAG TGTGAGAAGGAATATCATGTTGGCTGCTTGAAGAAACGCAAGATAGCAGATTTAAAG GAGTTGCCTAAAGGAAAATGGTTCTGTTGTGTGGATTGCAAGAGGATCTATTCTGCACTGCAAAAGTTGCTGAACTCGGGAGATGAGAAGCTGTCAGAATCTTGCCTGGGTGCTGTAAGAATGAAGCTAAAGGAAAAATGTTTGGATTCAGTTGGTGATCTTGATGTGAGATGGAGACTTCTAAGTGGCAAAATTACTTCCCGTGAAACCAGAGTGCTATTAGCAGAAGCCGTTTCAATCTTCCAT GATTGCTTTGATCCTATTGTTGATTCGGCAACTGGACGTGATTTCATTCCATCTATGGTCTATGG AAGGAATATTAGGGGCCAAGACTTTGGGGGCATGTACTGTGCTATATTGACTGTAAA CTCAATAGTAGTATCAGCTGGGATCCTCCGTATTTTTGGTCCGGATATGGCAGAGCTTCCTCTAGTGGCAACACGTATTGATAGCCAAGGCAAG GGTTACTTTCAGTTGCTGCTCTCCTGCATAGAAAAATTGCTTGCATTTTTAAATGTACGAAGATTTGTACTACCTTCTGCTGTGGAAGCAATGTCAATATGGACGACGAAATTCGGATTCAAAGAGATACCACCAGACCAG cttGTCAACTACAAAAAAACCTGTTGGCAGATGATTACCTTCAAAGGAACATCTATGCTGGAAAAAATGGTTCCTAAATGTCGAATCATTCGGCAGGGGGGAACTGAAACTGATGCACCAGATGAGTAG
- the LOC107778093 gene encoding uncharacterized protein LOC107778093 isoform X1 — MISEFDSPSLPRSKLEPGIDIETGDPCNGKPESNGSVHGSVHGVRFEEVVPVRARDRNGLVVYRRNKRLKRAANVDDGGGSVEPSDASKCNSSGGKIVSKDETEGISGIPEMVEIEVKEESTLTAANRDVSVTGSSGSRRFTRSALKLNVEPLDENLEVLEEEELITCGEVHDSNNGGSKKRISIIGRPTTVKELFETGLLEGYPVFYNGGKRGIPLRGTIKDNGILCSCDLCKGARVVPPGKFEIHACKAYRRASQYICLENGKSLLDVVKECRKGSLKKLEATIRSFIGPIPVKEIIICQKCNGSFSATLAGKVDQICDSCIISSKSEATPTQSITVEAGMFDPAANSNSSETSTMSDTSLKRSRGRKKRKAVEIYSRKKSTRISSAHIISRRKDQLETPNKLSSPAFALQSNGAATMCNSFKDNMQGKISKKLSKSIAASNSSKVGPLGVSMHSRTQWKITKKDQKMHWLVFEEGGLPDGTEVAYYSRGKKLLVGYKQGSGIFCSCCNCEVSPSQFEAHAGWASRKKPYGYIYTSNGVSLHEFALSLLRGRKSSVTDSDDLCTICADGGKLVLCDGCPRAFHKGCASLSAVPRGKWYCKYCENKFQREKFVEHNANAVAAGRISGIDPIEQITKRCIRTVKNPEEAEVIACVLCRCYDFSKSGFGPRTVILCDQCEKEYHVGCLKKRKIADLKELPKGKWFCCVDCKRIYSALQKLLNSGDEKLSESCLGAVRMKLKEKCLDSVGDLDVRWRLLSGKITSRETRVLLAEAVSIFHDCFDPIVDSATGRDFIPSMVYGRNIRGQDFGGMYCAILTVNSIVVSAGILRIFGPDMAELPLVATRIDSQGKGYFQLLLSCIEKLLAFLNVRRFVLPSAVEAMSIWTTKFGFKEIPPDQLVNYKKTCWQMITFKGTSMLEKMVPKCRIIRQGGTETDAPDE, encoded by the exons ATGATCAGTGAATTCGATTCGCCGTCGTTACCCCGGTCCAAACTCGAACCCGGAATTGATATCGAAACCGGTGATCCATGTAACGGTAAACCGGAATCGAACGGTTCGGTTCACGGTTCGGTTCACGGTGTTCGGTTCGAGGAAGTTGTTCCGGTTAGGGCTCGTGATAGGAATGGACTCGTTGTGTACAGGAGGAATAAGCGGTTAAAGAGAGCCGCTAATGTTGACGACGGCGGCGGCAGCGTAGAGCCGAGTGATGCGTCCAAGTGTAATTCAAGCGGTGGTAAAATTGTAAGTAAGGATGAAACGGAGGGTATTTCCGGAATTCCGGAGATGGTGGAGATTGAAGTCAAAGAGGAGTCAACGTTGACGGCAGCAAACCGTGATGTTAGTGTTAcaggtagtagtggtagtaggaGGTTTACGAGGTCGGCTTTGAAGCTGAATGTGGAGCCTCTCGATGAGAATTTGGAAGTGTTGGAGGAGGAGGAATTGATCACATGTGGTGAAGTTCATGATAGTAATAATGGTGGATCAAAGAAGAGGATTTCGATTATAGGAAGGCCTACTACGGTTAAGGAGCTTTTCGAGACTGGTTTGCTCGAAGGCTATCCTGTTTTCTATAATGGTGGCAAGAGG GGAATTCCACTGAGGGGAACAATTAAAGATAATGGAATTCTATGCTCTTGTGATCTGTGCAAGGGAGCCAGG GTTGTTCCTCCTGGCAAATTTGAGATCCATGCATGTAAAGCGTATAGACGTGCATCACAGTATATCTGCCTGGAAAACGGAAAGAGCCTCCTTGATGTGGTCAAAGAATGTCGGAAAGGTTCTTTGAAGAAATTGGAAGCAACAATTCGGAGCTTCATTGGTCCGATTCCTGTGAAGGAAATTATCATTTGTCAGAAATGTAATG ggtctttttctgcaactttaGCGGGAAAAGTTGACCAAATTTGTGATTCATGCATAATCTCTTCAAAATCTGAAGCCACTCCAACTCAGTCAATAACAGTTGAAGCTGG GATGTTTGATCCTGCTGCTAACTCAAATTCCTCCGAAACTTCAACTATGTCAGATACTTCACTAAAAAGGAGTAgaggaagaaaaaagagaaa GGCTGTGGAAATATATTCAAGGAAAAAGTCCACCAGAATATCTTCGGCACATATAATCTCAAGAAGGAAGGATCAGTTGGAGACACCAAACAA GTTATCCAGTCCAGCTTTTGCTCTACAGTCAAATGGAGCTGCCACAATGTGCAATTCATTCAAAGATAATATGCAGGGCAAGATCTCGAAAAA ATTGTCGAAATCCATTGCAGCTTCAAATTCCTCGAAAGTTGGTCCTCTTGGTGTTTCAATGCACTCTAGGACCcaatggaaaattacaaaaaa GGATCAAAAGATGCATTGGTTGGTTTTTGAGGAAGGTGGACTGCCCGATGGGACTGAAGTAGCTTATTATTCTCGTGGAAAG AAATTGCTCGTTGGTTATAAGCAGGGATCTGGTATATTTTGTTCTTGCTGCAATTGTGAG GTTAGTCCATCACAATTTGAAGCTCATGCAGGTTGGGCGTCTCGCAAAAAACC CTATGGATACATATATACTTCCAATGGGGTGTCTCTTCATGAATTTGCTTTATCCCTATTGAGAGGTCGTAAGTCTTCTGTCACAGACAGCGATGACTTGTGCACCATATGCGCAGATGGTGGAAAACTGGTGCTTTGTGATGGATGTCCAAGGGCCTTCCATAAAG GGTGTGCATCATTGTCAGCTGTTCCCCGTGGTAAATGGTACTGTAAATATTGTGAAAACAAGTTTCAGAGGGAGAAGTTTGTGGAGCACAATGCAAACGCGGTTGCTGCTGGGAGGATTTCTGGTATTGATCCCATAGAGCAAATAACTAAACGTTGCATTCGTACTGTCAAGAACCCAGAAGAGGCAGAAGTTATAGCATGTGTTTTATGCAG ATGTTATGATTTTAGCAAGTCTGGATTTGGTCCACGCACGGTTATCCTCTGTGACCAG TGTGAGAAGGAATATCATGTTGGCTGCTTGAAGAAACGCAAGATAGCAGATTTAAAG GAGTTGCCTAAAGGAAAATGGTTCTGTTGTGTGGATTGCAAGAGGATCTATTCTGCACTGCAAAAGTTGCTGAACTCGGGAGATGAGAAGCTGTCAGAATCTTGCCTGGGTGCTGTAAGAATGAAGCTAAAGGAAAAATGTTTGGATTCAGTTGGTGATCTTGATGTGAGATGGAGACTTCTAAGTGGCAAAATTACTTCCCGTGAAACCAGAGTGCTATTAGCAGAAGCCGTTTCAATCTTCCAT GATTGCTTTGATCCTATTGTTGATTCGGCAACTGGACGTGATTTCATTCCATCTATGGTCTATGG AAGGAATATTAGGGGCCAAGACTTTGGGGGCATGTACTGTGCTATATTGACTGTAAA CTCAATAGTAGTATCAGCTGGGATCCTCCGTATTTTTGGTCCGGATATGGCAGAGCTTCCTCTAGTGGCAACACGTATTGATAGCCAAGGCAAG GGTTACTTTCAGTTGCTGCTCTCCTGCATAGAAAAATTGCTTGCATTTTTAAATGTACGAAGATTTGTACTACCTTCTGCTGTGGAAGCAATGTCAATATGGACGACGAAATTCGGATTCAAAGAGATACCACCAGACCAG cttGTCAACTACAAAAAAACCTGTTGGCAGATGATTACCTTCAAAGGAACATCTATGCTGGAAAAAATGGTTCCTAAATGTCGAATCATTCGGCAGGGGGGAACTGAAACTGATGCACCAGATGAGTAG